A window from Cherax quadricarinatus isolate ZL_2023a chromosome 72, ASM3850222v1, whole genome shotgun sequence encodes these proteins:
- the SdhD gene encoding succinate dehydrogenase [ubiquinone] cytochrome b small subunit, mitochondrial, protein MAAQVGLRGLGRHCKVGSCFGSLRLNGLYLVPSRIIPPTATQVSSQALVPYQAKPFSVSPVTKGPPEIEQAGHDHVLHWTAERILSVVLLGAIPAAVIFPTPSVEYFLALSITVHSHWGIEAIVIDYIRPGTFGKVIPKLAVGAVSALSFLTLGGLCYFIYTDVGIVNAVKLLWKL, encoded by the exons GTAAAGTTGGAAGCTGCTTTGGTTCTTTACGGTTAAATGGCCTGTATCTCGTTCCTTCACGAATAAttccaccaacagcaacacaagtTAGCTCTCAAGCCCTTGTTCCATATCAG gcaAAACCCTTCAGCGTATCACCTGTTACTAAAGGTCCTCCTGAGATCGAACAAGCTGGTCATGACCATGTTTTGCATTGGACTGCAGAGCGAATCCTTTCAGTGGTGCTATTGGGTGCCATCCCAGCAGCAGTGATCTTCCCAACACCATCTGTAGAGTACTTTCTGGCTCTTTCTATAACTGTTCATTCACACTG GGGCATTGAGGCAATTGTTATAGACTACATTCGACCTGGTACATTTGGTAAAGTTATTCCTAAATTGGCAGTAGGTGCTGTGTCTGCTCTGTCTTTCCTTACCTTGGGTGGCCTTTGCTACTTCATTTACACAGATGTAGGCATTGTCAATGCTGTTAAGCTGCTGTGGAAATTGTAG